TCGATTATGCAATAAAATTTGGATTGGAAACAGCTGTTGTTCCCGGAATTTCATCGGCTTTGGGTGTTCCGGCTTCTGCGGGAATCAGTTTAACCCAACGCAAAACTGCCGAAAGTTTCTGGGTTATTACAGGCACAACTTCCAATCACGAATTGTCAAAAGATGTGCATCTGGCTTCAAAATCGGCTGCAACCGTGGTTATTTTGATGGGAATGCACAAGTTAGACGAAATCATTTCGATTTATAAGGAAAACAGAAATGACGATCTTCCAATTGCCATTATTCAGAACGGAACAAAAAAATCAGAACAAAAAGTAATAGGGACCATCAGTACAATTACTAAATTGGTATCCGAAAATAATATTTCATCGCCGGCTATTATTGTGATTGGCGAAGTAGTG
This portion of the Flavobacterium gelatinilyticum genome encodes:
- the cobA gene encoding uroporphyrinogen-III C-methyltransferase is translated as MRNFKTPKLTIVGAGPGDVELITIKAVKALESADVVLYDALVNEQLLEYASKAEIVFVGKRLGCHAYTQDQINELIVSMANNYGHVVRLKGGDSFIFGRGSEEIDYAIKFGLETAVVPGISSALGVPASAGISLTQRKTAESFWVITGTTSNHELSKDVHLASKSAATVVILMGMHKLDEIISIYKENRNDDLPIAIIQNGTKKSEQKVIGTISTITKLVSENNISSPAIIVIGEVVKNTSKLTEYFQEHFDDEFIFQNLNL